Proteins from a genomic interval of Kitasatospora herbaricolor:
- a CDS encoding NADP-dependent oxidoreductase, with product MSTAIVFNEYGKPEVLVPVEIPDPEAGTGQVRVQVRAAGVQPFDTAWRRGDFAQWNPDTFPVRLGNEVAGVVDQVGPGVTGVAVGDEVIGFLDGTGYSSVVLLQADQLVQKPAGMPWEEAGVLSASGQTAHTALDELRVGAGDVVLIHAAAGGVGSNAVQIAKARGAVVIGTASERNHDYLRSLGAIPVTYGAGLVERVRAAAPDGVDAVFDAIGGEALDASVEILDGNTERAVTIADSWGGPRLGVRRIGTQRSVERLSELVRLYSEGLLKVTVAKAVPLEKAPEAHQEVETGHVRGKVVLTVG from the coding sequence ATGTCCACCGCGATCGTCTTCAACGAGTACGGCAAGCCCGAGGTCCTCGTCCCGGTCGAGATCCCGGACCCGGAGGCCGGCACCGGCCAGGTGCGGGTGCAGGTGCGCGCCGCCGGCGTGCAGCCCTTCGACACCGCCTGGCGCCGGGGCGACTTCGCCCAGTGGAACCCGGACACCTTCCCGGTGCGGCTGGGCAACGAGGTGGCCGGTGTGGTCGACCAGGTCGGCCCCGGCGTCACCGGCGTGGCCGTCGGCGACGAGGTGATCGGCTTCCTGGACGGCACCGGCTACTCCAGCGTCGTCCTGCTGCAGGCCGACCAGCTGGTGCAGAAGCCGGCCGGGATGCCCTGGGAGGAGGCCGGCGTGCTGTCCGCCTCCGGCCAGACCGCGCACACGGCGCTGGACGAGCTGCGGGTCGGCGCCGGCGACGTGGTGCTGATCCACGCCGCCGCCGGTGGTGTCGGCTCCAACGCCGTGCAGATCGCCAAGGCCCGCGGCGCGGTCGTGATCGGCACCGCCAGCGAGCGCAACCACGACTACCTGCGCTCGCTCGGCGCCATCCCGGTCACCTACGGCGCCGGCCTGGTCGAGCGGGTCCGCGCCGCCGCGCCCGACGGCGTGGACGCGGTCTTCGACGCCATCGGCGGCGAGGCGCTGGACGCCTCGGTCGAGATCCTCGACGGCAACACCGAGCGCGCCGTGACCATCGCCGACTCCTGGGGCGGCCCGCGGCTCGGCGTGCGCCGGATCGGCACCCAGCGCTCCGTCGAGCGGCTGTCCGAGCTGGTCCGCCTCTACAGCGAGGGCCTGCTGAAGGTCACCGTCGCCAAGGCCGTCCCGCTGGAGAAGGCGCCCGAGGCGCACCAGGAGGTCGAGACCGGCCACGTGCGCGGCAAGGTCGTGCTGACCGTCGGCTGA
- a CDS encoding beta-ketoacyl-[acyl-carrier-protein] synthase family protein produces the protein MNRRVVITGIGVRAPGGSGVKAFWDLLTAGRTATRRISHFDASPFRSRIAGEVDFDAPAEGFSPREIRRMDRATQFAVACTRDAVADSGLDLSALDPHRVGVSLGSAVASATSLENEYLVMSDAGKDWLVDPGYLSPHMADYLSPGIMPAEVAWTVGAQGPVTMVSDGCTSGLDSVGYAVQLIREGSVDTVVAGASDTPISPIVVACFDAIKATTPRNDDPEHASRPFDGSRTGFVLAEGAAMFVLEEYGAAVARGAEIYAEVTGYATRCNAYHMTGLKKDGREMAEAIRVALDEARLDPTGIDYVNAHGSGTKQNDRHETAAFKRSLGDHAYRVPVSSIKSMVGHSLGAIGSIEIAASLLAIKHNVVPPTANLHTPDPECDLDYVPLTAREQRVDTVLSVGSGFGGFQSAIVLRRPEGVSA, from the coding sequence GTGAACCGGCGCGTCGTGATTACCGGAATCGGAGTGCGCGCACCCGGCGGCTCAGGGGTGAAGGCATTCTGGGACCTGCTGACGGCCGGGCGCACGGCGACCCGGCGGATTTCCCACTTCGACGCCTCACCGTTCCGGTCCCGGATCGCCGGCGAGGTCGACTTCGACGCCCCCGCCGAGGGGTTCTCGCCCCGCGAGATCCGCCGGATGGACCGGGCCACCCAGTTCGCCGTCGCCTGCACCAGGGACGCCGTCGCGGACAGCGGCCTGGACCTCTCCGCGCTGGACCCGCACCGCGTCGGCGTCAGCCTGGGCAGCGCGGTGGCCTCGGCGACCAGCCTGGAGAACGAGTACCTGGTGATGTCCGACGCGGGCAAGGACTGGCTGGTCGACCCCGGCTACCTCTCCCCGCACATGGCCGACTACCTCAGCCCCGGCATCATGCCGGCCGAGGTCGCCTGGACGGTCGGCGCCCAGGGCCCGGTCACCATGGTCTCGGACGGCTGCACCTCGGGCCTCGACTCGGTGGGTTACGCCGTCCAGCTGATCCGCGAGGGCAGCGTCGACACCGTCGTCGCGGGCGCCTCCGACACCCCGATCTCGCCGATCGTCGTGGCCTGCTTCGACGCCATCAAGGCGACCACGCCCCGCAACGACGACCCCGAGCACGCCTCCCGGCCCTTCGACGGCTCGCGCACCGGGTTCGTGCTGGCCGAGGGCGCGGCTATGTTCGTGCTGGAGGAGTACGGGGCGGCCGTGGCGCGCGGCGCCGAGATCTACGCCGAGGTCACCGGCTACGCGACCCGCTGCAACGCCTACCACATGACCGGTCTGAAGAAGGACGGCCGGGAGATGGCCGAGGCGATCCGGGTGGCGCTCGACGAAGCCCGGCTGGACCCGACCGGCATCGACTACGTCAACGCGCACGGCTCCGGCACCAAGCAGAACGACCGGCACGAGACCGCCGCCTTCAAGCGCAGCCTCGGCGACCACGCGTACCGGGTGCCGGTCAGCTCCATCAAGTCCATGGTCGGCCACTCGCTGGGCGCCATCGGCTCGATCGAGATCGCCGCCTCGCTGCTGGCCATCAAGCACAACGTGGTGCCCCCGACGGCCAACCTGCACACTCCGGACCCGGAGTGCGACCTCGACTACGTACCGCTGACCGCCCGCGAGCAGCGGGTGGACACCGTCCTGTCCGTCGGGAGCGGCTTCGGCGGCTTCCAGAGCGCCATCGTGCTCCGCCGCCCCGAGGGGGTCTCCGCATGA
- a CDS encoding antibiotic biosynthesis monooxygenase family protein, translating to MSDLASSGAGFIAIVTLGTEGPQVQQELVELLVKDVEEWVRHCPGFIAANYHASVDGRHVVNYAQWRDEAAYRDSFRDNPRAGELRATITAMPGVTAPSMVGYTLVRTVPAA from the coding sequence ATGTCCGATCTCGCTTCGTCCGGTGCCGGCTTCATCGCGATCGTCACCCTGGGCACCGAAGGACCGCAGGTCCAGCAGGAGCTGGTCGAGCTGCTGGTGAAGGACGTCGAGGAGTGGGTCCGGCACTGCCCGGGCTTCATCGCGGCGAACTACCACGCGAGCGTCGACGGCCGGCACGTCGTCAACTACGCCCAGTGGCGCGACGAGGCGGCCTACCGGGACTCGTTCCGGGACAACCCGCGCGCGGGGGAGCTGCGCGCGACCATCACCGCCATGCCGGGGGTCACCGCGCCCTCCATGGTCGGGTACACGCTGGTCCGGACGGTGCCGGCGGCCTGA
- a CDS encoding acyl carrier protein: MATMEIDDLRRILVACAGEDDGIDLSGEIEDSTFQELGYDSLALMESAARITQEYGVVLPDEAVSDAATPRTVLAVVNSMVTAAA, encoded by the coding sequence ATGGCAACGATGGAGATCGACGACCTGCGGCGGATTCTGGTCGCCTGCGCGGGCGAGGACGACGGCATCGACCTCAGCGGGGAGATCGAGGACAGCACCTTCCAGGAGCTGGGCTACGACTCGCTGGCCCTGATGGAGAGCGCCGCCCGGATCACCCAGGAGTACGGCGTGGTGCTCCCGGACGAGGCGGTCAGCGACGCGGCCACCCCGCGCACGGTGCTCGCCGTGGTCAACAGCATGGTGACCGCGGCCGCCTGA
- a CDS encoding aromatase/cyclase: MTEPRQHPIEHRTEHTLVVAAPARALYGLVADVTLWPAVFGPSVHVQHLERGEGTERFEIWALVNGEVSNWTSRRTLDPERLHVTFRQERSRGRIGSMGGEWIFNELPGGRTEIVLVHLFTPADDDPDTVEWINAALDRNSPQELAALGRIAELGHPVEDVVFSFTDTLPLQGSAKGAYEFVNRADLWAERLPHVGRVGLTETVPGIQELEMDTVTADGSAHTTRSVRVCRAPEWIAYKQQLTPRLLLGHSGLWTFTDGPDGPVAHARHTVAIDPSAVTGVLGADATLADARAYVRDALGRNSLTTMEHAARAEAL, encoded by the coding sequence ATGACCGAACCCCGGCAGCACCCGATCGAACACCGCACCGAACACACCCTGGTCGTGGCCGCGCCGGCGCGGGCGCTCTACGGCCTGGTCGCGGACGTCACCCTCTGGCCGGCCGTCTTCGGCCCGAGCGTCCACGTCCAGCACCTGGAGCGCGGCGAGGGCACCGAGCGCTTCGAGATCTGGGCCCTGGTGAACGGCGAGGTGTCGAACTGGACCTCCCGCCGCACCCTCGACCCGGAGCGCCTGCACGTCACCTTCCGCCAGGAGCGCAGCCGGGGCCGGATCGGCTCGATGGGCGGCGAGTGGATCTTCAACGAACTCCCCGGCGGCCGGACCGAGATCGTGCTGGTGCACCTGTTCACCCCGGCCGACGACGACCCGGACACGGTCGAGTGGATCAACGCGGCGCTGGACCGCAACAGCCCGCAGGAGCTCGCCGCGCTCGGCCGGATCGCCGAGTTGGGGCACCCGGTGGAGGACGTGGTCTTCTCCTTCACCGACACCCTTCCGCTGCAGGGTTCGGCCAAGGGCGCCTACGAGTTCGTGAACCGCGCCGACCTCTGGGCCGAGCGGCTGCCGCACGTCGGGCGGGTCGGCCTCACCGAGACCGTGCCGGGCATCCAGGAACTGGAGATGGACACCGTCACCGCGGACGGCTCGGCGCACACCACCCGCTCGGTGCGGGTCTGCCGCGCCCCGGAGTGGATCGCCTACAAGCAGCAGCTCACGCCCCGGCTCCTGCTCGGCCACAGCGGCCTGTGGACCTTCACCGACGGGCCGGACGGGCCGGTGGCCCACGCCCGGCACACGGTGGCGATCGACCCCTCGGCCGTCACCGGGGTGCTCGGCGCCGACGCCACCCTGGCCGACGCCCGGGCCTACGTCCGGGACGCGCTGGGCCGCAACAGCCTCACCACGATGGAGCACGCCGCGCGGGCCGAAGCGCTCTGA
- a CDS encoding ketosynthase chain-length factor gives MTVRTVVTGVAVAAPNGLGTEDYWKAVLAGQNGISELVRFDATGYPSRLAGQILDFEAKDHIPSRLLPQTDVSTRYAIAAAAWALEDAAVGPDTLPDYDMGVSLSTAQGGFEFTHQEFQKLWSKGPEYVSVYESFAWFYAVNTGQVSIRNAMRGPGIALVGEQAGGLDVVGHARRVIRRGTRLVVSGGVDSALDPWGYTSQLSGGLVSTVDDPARAYLPFDRAASGHVPGEGGAVLVLEEAGSARDRGAPKVWGEIAGYAATFDPRPGSGLPPGLRRAAELALADAGLEPGDIDVVFADAAGSTAGDRAEADAIREVFGPRGVAVTAPKASIGRLCAGGGPVDLATALLSIRDGVVPATAHTSDVPEEYGIDLVTGEPRTLAVRAALVLGRGRWGFNSAVVVTAG, from the coding sequence ATGACCGTCCGGACCGTCGTCACCGGGGTCGCCGTCGCGGCCCCCAACGGCCTTGGCACCGAGGACTACTGGAAGGCGGTGCTGGCCGGCCAGAACGGGATCTCCGAACTCGTCCGGTTCGACGCCACCGGCTACCCGTCCAGGCTCGCCGGGCAGATCCTCGACTTCGAGGCCAAGGACCACATCCCGAGCCGGCTGCTGCCGCAGACCGACGTCTCCACCCGCTACGCCATCGCGGCCGCGGCCTGGGCACTGGAGGACGCGGCGGTCGGGCCGGACACGCTGCCCGACTACGACATGGGTGTCAGCCTGTCGACCGCCCAGGGCGGCTTCGAGTTCACCCACCAGGAGTTCCAGAAGCTCTGGAGCAAGGGCCCCGAGTACGTCAGCGTCTACGAGTCCTTCGCCTGGTTCTACGCCGTCAACACCGGCCAGGTGTCCATCCGCAACGCGATGCGCGGCCCGGGCATCGCCCTGGTCGGCGAGCAGGCCGGCGGGCTGGACGTGGTCGGCCACGCCCGCCGGGTGATCCGCCGGGGCACCCGGCTGGTGGTCAGCGGCGGCGTCGACTCCGCGCTCGACCCGTGGGGCTACACCTCGCAGCTCTCCGGCGGCCTGGTCAGCACCGTGGACGACCCGGCCCGCGCCTACCTGCCCTTCGACCGGGCGGCCTCCGGCCACGTGCCGGGCGAGGGCGGCGCCGTGCTGGTCCTGGAGGAGGCCGGCTCGGCCCGCGACCGCGGCGCCCCGAAGGTCTGGGGCGAGATCGCGGGCTATGCCGCGACCTTCGACCCCCGGCCCGGCTCCGGCCTGCCGCCGGGCCTGCGCCGCGCCGCCGAACTCGCCCTGGCCGACGCCGGACTGGAGCCGGGCGACATCGACGTGGTGTTCGCCGACGCGGCCGGCAGCACCGCCGGCGACCGGGCGGAGGCCGACGCGATCCGGGAGGTCTTCGGGCCGCGCGGGGTGGCGGTGACCGCGCCCAAGGCCAGCATCGGCCGGCTCTGCGCGGGCGGCGGCCCGGTGGACCTGGCCACCGCGCTGCTGTCGATCCGGGACGGCGTCGTCCCGGCGACCGCGCACACCTCGGACGTGCCCGAGGAGTACGGCATCGACCTGGTCACCGGCGAACCGCGGACGCTGGCGGTCCGCGCCGCGCTGGTGCTCGGCCGGGGCCGCTGGGGGTTCAACTCGGCTGTCGTGGTGACCGCCGGCTGA
- a CDS encoding acyl-CoA dehydrogenase family protein → MANSVTSGPDLVEAAADVAKTAAELAGEAERDRRLDARVVRAVLDAGFARHFVPARWGGTAGTFTAVTEAVATVGQGCTSAAWAASLTASLGRMAAYLPAAGQQELWQDGPDPLIVGALMPLGKAEPDADGWRISGRWPYVSVIEYSDWALVCAVTTDEARQARFFAVPRASYRIVETWESVGMRGTGSNTLVIEDVLVPAARSFGRDAVTGGAAGDAEAACHRVPLKAVNGLCFATPVLGAARGALDAWTDETALRAAGAPGGIPAASAAVLARAAGEIDAAGLLLDRAARAADQERVTALDVARSTRDCALAADLALAAVNRLFRAGGTRAQQDSSALQRHWRDANSAASHIVLQFDPAAKAYADEVFALR, encoded by the coding sequence ATGGCGAACAGCGTGACGAGCGGCCCGGACCTCGTCGAGGCGGCCGCCGACGTGGCGAAGACCGCGGCGGAACTGGCCGGCGAGGCGGAGCGCGACCGCCGGCTCGACGCCCGGGTGGTGCGCGCGGTGCTGGACGCGGGGTTCGCGCGCCACTTCGTGCCGGCCCGGTGGGGCGGCACGGCGGGCACCTTCACGGCCGTGACCGAGGCGGTGGCGACGGTCGGCCAGGGCTGCACCTCGGCGGCCTGGGCCGCCTCCCTGACCGCCAGCCTCGGCCGGATGGCCGCCTACCTGCCCGCGGCGGGGCAGCAGGAGCTCTGGCAGGACGGCCCGGACCCGCTGATCGTGGGCGCGCTGATGCCGCTCGGCAAGGCCGAGCCGGACGCCGACGGCTGGCGGATATCCGGCCGCTGGCCGTACGTCAGCGTGATCGAGTACTCGGACTGGGCGCTGGTCTGCGCCGTCACCACCGACGAGGCGCGCCAGGCCCGGTTCTTCGCCGTCCCGCGGGCCTCGTACCGGATCGTCGAGACCTGGGAGAGCGTCGGCATGCGCGGCACCGGCAGCAACACGCTGGTGATCGAGGACGTGCTGGTGCCCGCCGCCCGCTCGTTCGGCCGGGACGCCGTCACCGGCGGCGCGGCCGGGGATGCGGAGGCGGCCTGCCACCGGGTGCCGCTCAAGGCCGTGAACGGGCTCTGCTTCGCCACCCCGGTGCTCGGCGCCGCCCGCGGCGCGCTGGACGCCTGGACCGACGAGACCGCCCTGCGGGCCGCCGGGGCGCCCGGCGGGATCCCGGCCGCCTCCGCCGCCGTGCTGGCCCGCGCCGCGGGCGAGATCGACGCGGCCGGCCTGCTGCTGGACCGCGCCGCCCGGGCCGCCGACCAGGAGCGCGTCACCGCCCTGGACGTGGCCCGCAGCACCCGTGACTGCGCCCTGGCGGCCGACCTGGCCCTGGCCGCCGTCAACCGCCTGTTCCGGGCCGGCGGCACCCGGGCCCAGCAGGACTCCTCGGCCCTGCAGCGCCACTGGCGGGACGCCAACTCGGCGGCCAGCCATATCGTGCTGCAGTTCGACCCGGCCGCGAAGGCGTACGCGGACGAGGTATTCGCCCTGCGCTGA